In one Phaenicophaeus curvirostris isolate KB17595 chromosome 19, BPBGC_Pcur_1.0, whole genome shotgun sequence genomic region, the following are encoded:
- the WIPI1 gene encoding WD repeat domain phosphoinositide-interacting protein 1, with translation MEAAAGASAGPAALTCFSYNQDCTSLAIGTTTGYRLFSLSSVEQLDQVHESNEIPDVYIVERLFSSSLVVVVSHAKPQQMNVYHFKKGTEICNYSYSSKILSIRLNRQRLVVCLEESIYIHNIKDMKLLKTVLDIPPNTTGLCALSINHANSYLAYPGSATSGEIALYDGNTLKTACTIPAHDGPLAALTFNSTGSKLASASEKGTVIRVFSVPGGQKLYEFRRGMKRYVNISSLVFSMDSQFLCASSNTETVHIFKLEHLTDSRPEEPPTWSGYMGKMFQAASNYLPAQVSGMMNQDRAFATVRLNVSGQRNICALSTIQKLPRLLVTTSDGYLYIYNLDPQDGGDCVLIKKHSLLGSGKMEENKENDLQPPLPQSYAATVARQSTVPSTSTMPGYSEDGGALRGEVIPEHEFATGPVCLDDETEFPPIILCRGGQPGKEKRS, from the exons ATGGAGGCTGCGGCCGGGGCCTCGGCGGGGCCGGCAGCGCTCACCTGCTTCTCCTACAACCAGGACTGCAC CTCCCTGGCAATTGGAACAACAACTGGATACAGGCTTTTCTCCTTAAGTTCTGTGGAGCAACTGGACCAAGTCCATGAAAGCA ATGAAATCCCAGATGTTTACATCGTGGAGCGTCTGTTCTCCAGCAGCCTTGTGGTTGTGGTCAGTCATGCCAAGCCACAGCAAATGAATGTCTACCACTTCAAGAAAGGGACAGAGATCTGCAACTATAGCTATTCCAGTAAAATACTCTCCATCCGGCTGAATCGTCAG AGGCTGGTTGTTTGCCTGGAGGAGTCAATTTACATCCATAACATTAAGGACATGAAGCTTTTGAAGACTGTTCTGGATATACCTCCAAATACAACAG GTCTGTGCGCTCTCTCGATCAACCACGCCAACTCCTACTTGGCTTATCCCGGCAGTGCGACCAGCGGAGAGATCGCGCTTTACGACGGAAATACTTTG AAAACAGCCTGCACGATTCCTGCCCATGATGGACCCCTGGCTGCTCTCACCTTCAACTCCACCGGCTCGAAGCTGGCAAGTGCTTCTGAAAAA GGCACGGTCATTCGTGTATTTTCTGTTCCTGGTGGGCAAAAGCTCTATGAATTCCGGCGAGGGATGAAAAG GTATGTGAACATCAGCTCTCTGGTGTTTAGCATGGATTCTCAGTTCCTCTGTGCTTCCAGCAACACGGAGACCGTGCACATCTTTAAACTGGAACATCTCACTGACAG CCGGCCAGAAGAGCCTCCAACCTGGAGTGGTTACATGGGAAAGATGTTCCAGGCTGCCAGCAACTACCTCCCTGCTCAGGTATCAGGCATGATGAACCAGGATCGAGcttttgccactgtccgccTGAACGTGTCTGGACAAAGGAACATCTGTGCCCTCTCCAC GATTCAGAAGCTGCCTCGACTGTTGGTGACTACGTCAGATGGATATCTGTATATCTATAACTTGGACCCACAAGATGGAGGGGATTGTGTCTTAATTAAGAAACACAG TCTCCTTGGCTCAGGAAAGATGGAGGAGAACAAAGAAAACGACCTTCAGCCTCCATTACCTCAATCTTATGCAGCAACTGTAGCCAGACAAAGTACAGTGCCTTCAACTTCAACCATGCCAG GTTATTCGGAGGACGGTGGTGCCCTGCGAGGAGAGGTTATCCCAGAGCATGAGTTTGCAACTGGACCAGTGTGTCTTGATGATGAGACTGAGTTCCCTCCT ATAATCTTGTGCCGTGGAGGTCAGCCGGGCAAAGAGAAGAGGTCATGA